One window of the Wolbachia endosymbiont of Encarsia formosa genome contains the following:
- the pyrE gene encoding orotate phosphoribosyltransferase, giving the protein MILDNTIIKEFEEAGAILHGHFVLSSGLHSNTYIQCAKIFENPSRAMNVCELLANKIRKELIEPIDLILSPAIGGIIVGYEIGRQLGIRTIFCERVNGKFELRRGFKIKQGEKILLIEDVITTGKSSLEAVKCAEEKGGKVVAGASLIKRNSETKLPFPIISLIELNIKNYSEEELPSELKQLPIMKPGSREYLTK; this is encoded by the coding sequence ATGATATTAGATAATACAATAATAAAAGAATTTGAAGAGGCTGGTGCGATTTTGCACGGACATTTTGTACTCTCGTCAGGGCTGCACAGCAACACTTACATACAATGCGCTAAAATTTTTGAAAATCCAAGCAGAGCAATGAACGTTTGTGAGCTATTGGCGAATAAAATAAGAAAAGAGCTTATTGAACCCATAGATTTAATACTATCTCCTGCAATTGGTGGAATAATCGTGGGTTATGAGATTGGTAGACAGCTTGGAATCCGAACAATATTTTGCGAACGTGTTAATGGTAAATTTGAATTACGCCGTGGATTTAAGATTAAACAAGGTGAGAAGATATTACTAATTGAAGATGTGATTACCACAGGTAAATCTTCACTTGAAGCAGTAAAATGTGCAGAAGAGAAGGGAGGTAAAGTTGTTGCTGGAGCTTCTTTGATCAAGAGAAATAGTGAAACAAAACTACCTTTTCCTATCATATCTTTGATTGAACTAAATATCAAAAACTATAGCGAGGAAGAACTGCCAAGTGAATTAAAACAATTACCCATAATGAAACCTGGGAGTAGAGAATATTTAACAAAATAA
- the hemC gene encoding hydroxymethylbilane synthase has product MLVKIGTRGSDLAIIQALEAKQRLLESFPNLSVEIIKIKTSGDKYANVTLAEIGGKGLFLREIEAELLKNNIDMAVHSLKDVPAFFSKDLTIPCVLERLSPCDVFVSHKYESLKTLPKQATIETSSIRRKVQLLNLRPDLNVVPLRGNVTTRLQNQNFDGMILAEAGLIRLKKYHLITEVLTPKVMLSAVGQGAICIQCRKNDIKVIDLLEKINNNMSFIRAKSERSFMKTVNGSCFTPLAALAEYVSENMLHLYCMLAGERVIYFTERTSFVEDAEKMGMDAGLELKSKCL; this is encoded by the coding sequence ATGCTAGTTAAAATAGGTACGAGAGGAAGCGACCTTGCGATCATCCAAGCTTTGGAAGCAAAACAAAGATTATTAGAGTCTTTTCCTAATCTATCCGTTGAGATCATTAAAATCAAAACTTCTGGTGATAAATATGCTAATGTAACACTTGCTGAAATAGGAGGTAAAGGACTGTTCCTCAGGGAGATTGAGGCTGAATTACTCAAAAATAATATAGATATGGCAGTTCATTCGCTAAAGGATGTACCTGCGTTTTTCTCGAAGGATTTAACAATTCCTTGCGTTTTAGAGAGGTTAAGTCCATGTGATGTATTTGTTTCTCATAAATATGAGAGCCTAAAAACTTTGCCAAAGCAGGCTACAATTGAAACTTCTTCAATAAGAAGAAAAGTTCAGCTGTTAAATCTCAGGCCAGACTTAAATGTAGTGCCACTGCGTGGAAATGTGACAACTAGACTGCAAAATCAGAATTTTGATGGAATGATTTTAGCTGAAGCAGGGCTGATAAGATTAAAAAAATATCACTTAATTACAGAGGTATTGACACCAAAAGTCATGTTAAGCGCAGTAGGGCAGGGGGCAATTTGCATTCAATGCCGAAAGAATGATATAAAAGTTATCGATCTTTTAGAGAAAATTAATAATAATATGTCTTTTATAAGGGCAAAATCAGAGCGCAGTTTCATGAAGACAGTAAATGGTTCATGCTTTACACCGCTTGCAGCTTTAGCAGAATATGTGAGTGAAAACATGCTACATCTTTATTGTATGTTAGCGGGCGAGAGAGTTATATACTTTACTGAACGCACTTCGTTTGTAGAAGATGCCGAAAAAATGGGTATGGATGCAGGATTAGAGTTAAAATCAAAATGCTTATAA
- a CDS encoding transposase DNA-binding-containing protein: protein MSEVSTNVQYTDGLGDKWLERELKHVNLGNTRLNKRLIKTGYCIEGKASGSINQSCSGWKEAKGAYRLFSNEKLKDKEIYSSHYKETMERMKGNQFVFSVQDTSYLDFDSHIKTKRLGSISKAYTKNKMGLLLHSALIVSKGRIAFRSIFSTMLGTFY from the coding sequence ATGAGTGAAGTAAGTACAAATGTGCAATATACTGATGGCTTAGGGGATAAATGGCTGGAAAGAGAGTTAAAACACGTTAATTTAGGAAATACAAGACTTAATAAGAGACTTATTAAAACAGGATATTGTATAGAGGGTAAGGCGTCTGGATCAATTAATCAAAGCTGTAGTGGATGGAAAGAAGCTAAGGGTGCATACAGATTATTTAGCAATGAAAAGCTTAAGGATAAGGAAATTTATTCTTCCCATTACAAAGAAACTATGGAGAGAATGAAAGGAAATCAGTTTGTTTTTTCAGTTCAAGATACAAGTTATTTGGATTTTGACTCTCATATAAAAACCAAGAGGCTAGGTAGTATTTCTAAAGCTTATACGAAGAATAAAATGGGTTTACTGTTGCACAGTGCCTTAATAGTCAGCAAAGGACGGATTGCCTTTAGGTCTATCTTCTCAACAATGTTGGGCACGTTCTATTAG
- the murB gene encoding UDP-N-acetylmuramate dehydrogenase, which produces MLISLPKVCGIYRYNVSMSKMTWLNVGGQADVLFKPRDVEDLMCLIKDTELPISIIGATSNIIVQDSGIRGITVKLGKEFAYIKCKDNSSIVAGGAALLSKLAYFAGEQQISGLEFLAGIPGTVGGGIEMNAGAYGSDIASVVKFIRAVNLEDGNLYEFSSEEMGYFYRGHSLKGRWIFIEAEFKGVSSEYELIFQRLKEVIDKKNKSQPVRGKTAGCIFKNPIGCKAWKLIDESGCRGLDNGVAKISKKHCNFLLNYNNATALDLENLGNRVKDAVKGKFNVELEWEIRVLGR; this is translated from the coding sequence ATGCTTATAAGCTTACCTAAAGTATGTGGAATCTACCGTTATAATGTTTCAATGTCTAAAATGACTTGGTTAAATGTTGGTGGCCAAGCTGATGTACTATTTAAGCCACGTGACGTTGAAGATCTAATGTGCTTGATAAAAGATACTGAGTTACCAATTAGCATTATCGGTGCAACATCTAACATAATAGTGCAAGATAGTGGCATTCGAGGAATAACGGTAAAATTAGGTAAGGAATTTGCATATATTAAATGTAAAGATAATAGCTCCATCGTTGCAGGTGGTGCTGCACTGCTTAGTAAGCTTGCCTACTTTGCAGGGGAACAGCAAATTAGTGGGCTTGAGTTTCTTGCCGGAATTCCAGGAACAGTTGGCGGTGGAATAGAAATGAATGCAGGTGCATATGGTAGTGATATTGCGAGTGTTGTAAAATTTATAAGGGCAGTGAATCTAGAAGATGGAAATTTATATGAATTTTCCAGTGAAGAAATGGGATATTTTTATCGTGGACATAGTCTAAAAGGCAGGTGGATTTTTATTGAAGCTGAATTTAAAGGAGTAAGTTCAGAGTATGAGCTTATATTTCAAAGATTGAAAGAAGTTATTGATAAAAAAAATAAAAGCCAACCAGTAAGAGGAAAAACTGCTGGTTGTATATTCAAAAATCCAATAGGCTGCAAGGCATGGAAACTGATTGATGAATCTGGCTGCCGAGGATTAGATAATGGTGTAGCTAAAATTTCTAAGAAACATTGTAATTTTCTACTCAATTACAATAATGCAACTGCACTTGACTTAGAAAACCTTGGCAACAGAGTAAAAGATGCAGTAAAAGGTAAATTTAATGTTGAGCTTGAGTGGGAGATAAGGGTTTTAGGTAGATAG
- a CDS encoding dicarboxylate/amino acid:cation symporter — MHKLAILFSILFAVVAYYLNNEVIFEVAKLFSDIFISLLKLISLPLVFLSIVSTISGLKDSIEIKVLLKKTLFYTLLTTIIAAFVALSFYLFIDPVRKNFISNTIESVSDSNHNYFSYLKSLIPSNFVQVFLENNVIGSILIAFLMGGAIISLSKEKQDILHQIFSALFDTLLKIAQGLLKFIPLAVWSFITCFLYELKGGSEFHSLFWYFACIMSANFVQAFVILPLLMWHKGISPIQTMKGVMPALTLAFFSKSSSATLPTTIECVQNQLKVPKKLSSFILPICTTINMNACAAFILITVMFVAEMNGHTFSLSEMFIWIFLATGAAIGNAGVPMGCYFMATSYLVSMNVPLYIMGLILPIYTIIDMFETAINVWSDICITQIINKEFKTQE, encoded by the coding sequence ATGCATAAGCTTGCAATACTCTTTTCTATATTGTTTGCAGTCGTTGCTTACTATTTAAACAATGAAGTGATATTTGAAGTCGCAAAGCTATTTAGTGATATATTTATCAGTTTATTGAAATTGATTAGTTTACCTTTAGTTTTTCTATCAATAGTTTCAACAATTTCTGGACTTAAAGACTCAATTGAAATTAAAGTATTACTTAAGAAGACACTGTTTTATACGCTGCTTACAACCATTATAGCTGCATTTGTTGCGCTATCTTTCTATTTATTCATAGATCCAGTAAGAAAAAATTTCATAAGTAACACAATAGAAAGTGTGAGTGACAGCAACCACAATTACTTTTCATACTTAAAATCACTCATTCCTTCGAATTTTGTGCAAGTTTTTCTTGAAAATAATGTTATTGGCAGCATATTGATTGCTTTTTTGATGGGTGGAGCTATTATTTCGCTCTCAAAAGAAAAACAAGATATATTACACCAAATATTTTCTGCACTATTTGATACACTTCTTAAAATTGCTCAAGGGTTATTAAAGTTTATTCCTCTTGCTGTATGGTCTTTTATCACATGTTTTTTATACGAGTTAAAAGGTGGCAGCGAATTCCATAGTCTTTTTTGGTATTTTGCTTGCATAATGTCTGCAAATTTCGTGCAAGCATTTGTGATTTTGCCACTACTCATGTGGCATAAAGGTATATCACCAATTCAAACGATGAAAGGTGTTATGCCAGCACTTACACTTGCATTTTTTTCTAAATCATCTAGTGCAACGCTGCCTACAACTATAGAATGTGTGCAAAATCAGCTAAAGGTACCAAAGAAATTATCGTCTTTTATTCTGCCAATATGTACAACAATCAATATGAATGCGTGTGCTGCATTTATTTTAATCACAGTGATGTTTGTTGCAGAGATGAATGGGCACACATTTTCCTTAAGTGAGATGTTCATATGGATTTTTTTAGCTACAGGAGCTGCAATTGGTAACGCTGGAGTGCCGATGGGGTGCTATTTTATGGCAACTAGTTATTTGGTATCAATGAATGTTCCTTTGTACATTATGGGATTGATTTTGCCTATTTATACAATCATTGATATGTTTGAAACTGCAATAAATGTGTGGTCTGATATCTGTATAACACAGATAATTAATAAAGAATTTAAAACTCAAGAATGA
- the secD gene encoding protein translocase subunit SecD: MLNKLTVKSLSVLLIFLLSLYIILPNFFDNKFLASKKRINLGLDLKGGSSLLLNVDLDFYFKEKLSMLTDEIKEGLLTQKIEFSAKNDKQVVVTLNNIDDYKKVSTLIHKINPNLELSRKNTAIFISYKPHYKNSLINEVVSESIVNVQRRLDKLGTKEVSVQKQGQNKILVQVPGVEDTQQIKSLLGKTAKLAFHLANTNVAKMQDIDHDTTIMLKDSLGNSYPIFRKTEIGGDSLVNASVRFGNLGKPTVHFKFDSIASKKFAKITKENVGKPFAIVLDNTVLTVPTIREPILNGEGEISGNFTEKQASELAILLKSGALPAPLKIIEEKNIGPSLGEESIKAGEIAAIISIIAVGLSIIITYGKLGLLASVALVFNVISILLILTLLEATLTLPGIAGIALTVGMSVDANVLIFERIREEIRAGKRTVRAIEEGFKNAIKTILDSNLTTLIASGIMFIIGSGAIRGFSITLSIGVLCSMFSAITVTKLLIELCVNPKKLVL; this comes from the coding sequence ATGCTAAACAAGCTCACAGTTAAATCTCTTTCAGTATTGCTAATTTTTTTGCTATCTTTATATATAATACTGCCAAACTTCTTTGATAATAAGTTTCTCGCCTCAAAAAAGAGGATAAATCTAGGGCTCGACCTGAAAGGTGGATCATCTCTGCTTCTAAATGTAGACTTAGATTTTTACTTCAAAGAGAAACTAAGCATGCTAACCGATGAAATAAAAGAAGGTCTGTTAACACAAAAGATTGAATTTAGCGCAAAAAACGATAAACAAGTGGTTGTAACTTTAAATAATATTGATGATTACAAAAAAGTTTCAACGTTAATACATAAAATAAACCCAAATTTAGAATTGAGTAGAAAAAATACTGCAATTTTCATTTCATATAAACCGCATTATAAGAATTCATTAATCAATGAAGTAGTTTCAGAGTCAATAGTTAATGTTCAAAGACGCTTAGATAAGCTTGGTACTAAGGAAGTAAGTGTGCAAAAACAAGGACAAAATAAGATATTAGTCCAAGTTCCTGGAGTAGAAGACACTCAGCAGATAAAATCTCTGCTTGGCAAAACAGCCAAGCTGGCCTTCCATTTGGCAAACACCAATGTAGCTAAAATGCAAGATATCGATCATGACACTACGATTATGCTCAAGGATTCTTTGGGTAATTCTTACCCGATATTCCGCAAAACTGAAATAGGCGGTGATTCATTAGTTAACGCATCAGTTAGATTTGGCAATTTAGGTAAACCAACAGTACATTTCAAATTCGACAGCATAGCAAGTAAAAAATTTGCAAAAATTACTAAAGAAAATGTAGGAAAGCCTTTTGCAATTGTTTTAGATAACACAGTCTTAACTGTACCAACAATACGTGAACCTATTCTAAATGGAGAGGGAGAAATTAGCGGTAATTTCACTGAAAAACAAGCGAGTGAACTTGCAATACTTTTAAAATCAGGTGCACTACCTGCACCACTTAAAATAATTGAAGAAAAAAACATTGGTCCAAGCCTTGGAGAAGAGTCAATAAAAGCAGGAGAAATTGCAGCAATAATCTCTATCATAGCCGTTGGTTTATCTATAATCATTACTTACGGCAAATTAGGCTTGTTAGCGTCTGTTGCACTCGTTTTTAATGTAATCTCTATACTACTCATTCTTACCTTACTTGAAGCAACTCTTACTCTCCCTGGAATTGCTGGCATTGCTCTAACTGTTGGCATGTCGGTAGATGCAAATGTTTTAATATTTGAACGCATTCGCGAAGAAATAAGAGCAGGAAAAAGAACGGTTCGTGCAATTGAAGAAGGATTTAAAAACGCAATAAAAACAATCCTTGATTCAAACCTCACTACACTAATTGCTTCAGGAATAATGTTCATTATTGGTAGCGGAGCAATTAGAGGATTTTCTATCACTTTATCGATAGGAGTTTTATGCTCGATGTTTTCTGCAATCACAGTCACAAAACTCCTGATAGAACTGTGTGTGAACCCAAAGAAACTAGTACTTTAG
- the pth gene encoding aminoacyl-tRNA hydrolase, whose amino-acid sequence MHLIAGLGNPGSKYELTHHNIGFIVIDAIYKYWNFQSFSKKADYLITSGIINNNKIMLIKPYSFMNNSGIPIAKIKNFYKLSLDNIIVLHDDADLKFGRIKVKKGGSSAGHNGLKSIDSLIGNDYWRLRFGVGRPEGQKSLADYVLSKFENFDNVILLVEKIAKNIHLMLQGDNTAFISSVGSV is encoded by the coding sequence GTGCATTTAATAGCCGGGCTTGGTAATCCTGGTAGTAAATATGAATTAACTCACCATAATATTGGCTTCATAGTTATTGACGCAATCTACAAATATTGGAATTTTCAGTCATTTTCTAAGAAAGCCGATTACTTGATAACCTCCGGCATAATTAATAATAATAAAATCATGCTGATAAAACCTTATTCATTTATGAATAATTCAGGTATTCCTATTGCAAAAATAAAAAATTTTTACAAATTATCGCTAGATAATATTATTGTCTTGCATGATGATGCTGACTTGAAATTTGGAAGAATAAAAGTAAAAAAGGGCGGTAGCTCAGCCGGACATAATGGACTTAAGTCTATAGATAGCCTTATTGGTAATGATTATTGGCGTTTGAGATTTGGAGTAGGTAGGCCTGAAGGTCAGAAAAGCTTAGCAGATTATGTATTATCAAAATTTGAAAATTTTGATAATGTTATCCTCTTAGTGGAAAAAATAGCAAAAAATATACACCTGATGCTACAAGGAGATAACACAGCTTTTATAAGCTCAGTTGGAAGTGTATAG